From the genome of Streptomyces sp. JH34:
GCCGGCGGGTTGTACCGGGTGCGGTGCATCCCGAGCGGAGCAGTGATCTCCTCGCGGAGCAGGACGTCCTGGGAGCGGCCGGTGATCTTCTCGAGGATCAGCTGCAGCGAGATCAGGTTGAGATCGGAGTAGAGGTATTTCGTGCCGGGCGCCGCCGCCGGAACCTCGGCCCAGAGCAGGCGCAGCTTCCCTTCACGGGTCGGCTCCTTGTAGAGCGGGATCCAGGCCCGGAAGCCGGACGTGTGCGTGAGCAGCTGACGCACCGTGATGTCCTGCTTGCCGCCCCCGCCGAACTCGGGGAGGTAGGACGCGACGGGCGCCTCCAGCTCCAGCGTGCCGCGCTCGATCTGCTGTACGGCGAGGATTGAGGTGAACAGCTTGGACACCGAGGCCAGGTCGAAGACCGTGTCCTCGGCCATCGCGATCTGCTGGTCCGGCGGGAACTCGACCCCTGTGTCGGTCGTCTCGTCGTACGCCGCATAGCGCACCGCCTGTCCGATCGGCCGGTGCAGGGCCACGGTGCCGCCGCGGCCGGCGAGCAGGACCGCTCCCGCGTACCAGGGGTGCGCGGGGGAGTCCGCGAGGTACTTCTCCGCGTCCGTGACGAGCAGGTCGAGCTGGTCCGGCAGCAGCCCGGCGCGCTCGGCCGGCCCGCGGCGCAGTGTCGGCCGGCCCCGCCCTGATCCCATACCCGTCCCGGTTCCCGATGCCGCGCCCGGAGCTCCGCCGCCCGGCGGCTCCGTACCCCGCTCGACGCCGGCCGCCGCCCCGGCGGCCCCGGCGAAGGGGATCGGGGCGAGGGCGAGTGCTCCGCCCAGCGCCAGTATCCCGCCACCCATCCTCCGGCGGCTCAATCCCCGCCCCGACACGTCACCGGCCATCCGGAAACCCTTCCCCTCACGTCGAAAGCGCCTGCGCGAAAGTAACTTTCGAAATCTCGTACGGTGATGAAACTTCCTGCCGAAGCAGAGGTTACTGTCACCGCGGCCACTCGTGGGGTCCCTGGGGTCACAAAGAAACTGACGAAACGTCAGCTCGAGGTTGGAGCGCAGTCGTCCGGCCGCCAGGCCGACTGGTGGCAGCTGCCGTCGGTGGAGCCGGCCCGTGCCCGCTGCGGAGCCGGCGCGCAGGACGTTCCGTCCTGCGCCCCTGCCAGGCGAAACCGACGACGGCCCGGCCGGTCGAGGCGACGAGCGATCCAGGCCGTTGCCGAGGAACGGGACGTGACGCCGCAGTCCCGTCCGGTTGCCGGTGCTGGTCCCTCTTCTCAGTCCAGTTGCTCGGCCAGTCCGACGATGATCCCCTCCGGACCGCGGACGTAGCAGAGCAGATAGCTGTCCTCGAACCGGGCGATCTCGCCGACGAGTTCGCCGCCGTGAGGGCGTAGTCGGGCAACGGTGTCCTCCAGGTCGTCGACGGCGAACATGACACGGTGCGTGCCCAGAATGTTGTGGGGCTGGTTGCGCGGCCCGGTACGGAGCGCGGCGGGGCTGCGGTACTTCGCCAGCTCGAGCCGGCTGTGACCGTCCGGGGTCCGGACCATCGCGATGTCACAGTGGACGCCGTCGAGCCCGGTGCACTGATCGGCGAAGAGGCCCTCGACCTCCGCCCTGCCCTCCAGCTCCATACCGAGTTCCACGAAGAACGCGATGGCGGCATCCATGTCCTCCACGACGATGCCGACGTTGTCCATCCGCTGAACCGCCATGCCGGTGACTCCTTCCTCCTCGTACGGCCGGTGGTGGCCGCTGACGTCCC
Proteins encoded in this window:
- a CDS encoding VOC family protein, with amino-acid sequence MAVQRMDNVGIVVEDMDAAIAFFVELGMELEGRAEVEGLFADQCTGLDGVHCDIAMVRTPDGHSRLELAKYRSPAALRTGPRNQPHNILGTHRVMFAVDDLEDTVARLRPHGGELVGEIARFEDSYLLCYVRGPEGIIVGLAEQLD